The sequence below is a genomic window from Mycobacterium spongiae.
GCGTCGAGCACCTCCAGGTAGAGGAACAGCGTCAGTCCGGCCCTGCCGCTGGCCGGCACGAACCCTGGCTGCCCGCCCGCGATATCGGCGGGCCGGAATGTCCTGCTCAACCCATCGACGAACAGAAACGTCACCAGACCCACCAACCCGGCCGTCAGGACCGCTGCGCGTTCCTCGACCGAATGCGTCAACTGCGTGCCCACGACGACCAGTACGACGACGGCGACCACCACCGGCACCTGACCCAGGCGCCCGATGCGCGCGAACGGGGCCTCGACCCACTTGAGCCACTTGATTTCTCGGTCACGGAAGACGAACTCCAGAAACAGCATCAATAGGAACAACCCACCGAATGCGGCGATCTGCGGATGTGCCGCCATGATCAGCTTCTCGTAGCTCGGCGAGCCGTCCGGGAACTCCATCGCGCCATTGGGCGGCGGATGCAGCGCCAACACCATCGCGCGAACCGGGTCGAGGCCAGCGGTTACCCAAACGATCAGCAGCGGGAATAGCAGCCGCATCCCGAAGACCGCGATGAGAATGCCGATCGTCAGGAACATCGTCCGCCAGAACGAACTCATTCGTTTCAGCACCGCCGCGTTGATGATGGCGTTGTCAAACGACAGTGAGATCTCGAGGACAGCGAGTACCCCCAGCAAGAAAAGGGCGGTGAGCCCGCCGTGCCAATAGCCGAACGCAAGAGCCGCGACGGTTATCGCCAACGAGAAGCCGAAGACGCGAAGCGTTTTCATGGATCCTTCCGACAGCCACTCACAATATCGGCGTCCTGACAGCGGCCTCGCTGCCATGGCGCGCGGATCCGCCGGCCGGTGGCCCCGGGTTCCGTCGGAGGAACCGCCGACCGCGCTTACCCGCCTATCGTTGCCAGGGCGTGGCGGCCGGCGATGCGCTGAGTATTTTCAAACTGTGGCGATACATCGGGTCAGTGGGCCGAAAGTGTCGCCACAGTGACGGAGGTGGGTGGCTCGGCGTCCCCCATAGGTGCCACCGGCGCCTCTGGCGGCCCGGTCGCACGCGGCAGTGTCGCGCGCGTCGGCGCCGCTACCGTCCTGACTGCCATATGCGGCTACGCCGTGATCTATCTGGCCGCTCGCGACCTGGCACCCAGCGGTTTCTCCATATTCGGGGTGTTCTGGGGTGCGTTCGGCCTGGTCACGGGCGCGGCCAACGGCCTGCTACAGGAAACCACCCGCGAGGTCCGCGCGGCGCCGTACGTCGACGCCCTATCGCCCCCCGCCCGATCACGGACCCGTCCGCTACGGGTCGCCGGGCTTATCGGCCTCGCCGCAGCCATCGGAATCGCCGGTAGTGCACCGCTGTGGAGCGGACGAGTGTTCGTCGAAGCGCGCTGGCTATCGGTGGGCCTCCTCAGTTCTGGGCTCGCAGGGTTCTGCCTGCACGCCACCCTGCTGGGAATGCTGGCAGGCACGAACCGGTGGGCGCACTATGGGGCGCTGATGGTGACCGACGCCGTCATCCGAGTGAGCGTCGCCGTCGCTACCGTCGCGATCAGCTGGGGGTTGGTCGGGTTCTTGTGGGCTACCGTGGCGGGCGCGGTGGCCTGGCTGATCATGCTGGTCGTCTCACCCACGACGCGCACAGCGGCGCGCCTGATGACCCCTGGCAGTACCGCGACCTTCTTGAGGGGTGCAGGCCACTCGATCACAGCGGCAGGCGCCAGCGCAATTCTGGTGATGGGGTTCCCCGTGCTGCTGAAGCTGACCTCTGATGAGCTGGGCGCGCGGGGCGGCGTGATCATCCTGGCGGTGACATTGACGCGGGCGCCGCTGCTCGTGCCGCTGACGGCGATGCAAGGCAACCTCATTGCTCATTTCGTTGACGAACGCGCCGACCGGATTCGAGCACTCTCCGCTCCGGCGACGCTTATCGGCGGCATCGGCGCGGGCGGGGTTTTCGCGGCCGCCATGGTGGGCCCCTGGGTGCTGCGCGTCGCGTTCGGTGAGCAGTACCAGACCAGCGGGGCATTGCTGGGCTGGCTGACAGCGGCAGCCGTGTCGATCGCCATGCTGACGCTAACCGGCGCCGCCGCGGTAGCCGCGGCACTGCATCGGGCCTATTCACTGGGCTGGGTCGGCGCGACCGTCGCATCAGGTTTGTTGCTGCTGTTGCCGCTGCACCTGGAGACTCGCACGATCGTCGCGCTGTTGTGCGGTCCACTGGTAGGCATCGGCGTGCATCTGCTGGCATTGGGGCGCTCGGAACGCTCCAGACCCTCCCAACACACTGAGGGTGGCTGATCAGGCCGGCACCAGCGTGTACCTTGTGGGCTCAAATGGCCTTGAAACCGAGCGCAGCAACGAACCCTGAAGCACACTATCCAGACGTCTGGATCGTCATTCCCGCCTTCAACGAAGCCGCCGTCTTCGGTGACGTCGTCGCGGACGTGCGCTCGGTGTTCGATCACGTCGTCTGCGTGGATGACGGCAGCGCCGATGCCACCGGAGAAATCGCTCTGCGTGCCGGAGCCCACCTACTGCGTCATCCGGTGAACCTCGGCCAAGGCGCCGCTATTCAGACTGGCGTCGAATACGCCCGCCAGCAGCCCGGGGCCCGGATCTTCGCCACCTTCGACGCCGACGGCCAGCACCGTGTCAAAGACCTGGCCACCATGGTCGACCGGCTATCCGCGGGTGGCGTGGACATTGTGATCGGAACGCGGTTCGGCCGCCCCCCGGGCAAGGCTTCTGCCACCCGACCGCCGCTAGTGAAGCGCGTGGTGCTGCAGACGGCGGCGCTGCTGAGTCGACGCGGTCGCCGGCTGGGTCTGACCGATACCAACAACGGGCTGCGGGTTTTCAACAAGACGGTGGCCGACGGGCTCAACATCACCATGAACGGCATGAGCCACGCCACCGAGTTCATCATGCTGATCGACGAAAACCACTGGCGCGTGGCGGAAGAACCGGTCGAGGTGCTCTACACCGAGTATTCGAGGTCGAAAGGCCAGCCGATGCTCAACGGCGTCAACATCATTCTCGACGGGTTTCTGCGGGGAAGGATGGCGCGATGAATTGGATCCAGGTGCTGTTGATCGGGTCGATCATCGCGCTGCTGGTCTACCTGCTGCGGTCCCGACGAAGCCCGCGATCTCGGGCCTGGGTCAAGGTGGGCTACGTGCTCTTCGTGCTGGCCGGCGTCTACGCGGTACTGCGACCGGACGACACCACGGTGGTCGCGAACTGGTTCGGGGTGCGTCGTGGCACGGACTTGATGCTCTACGCGCTGGTGATGGCGTTCAGTTTCACCACGCTGAGCACCTACCTGCGGTTCAAGGATCTCGAAGTGCGCTACGCGCGACTCGCTCGCGCCATGGCAATCGAAGGCGCACAAACCCCAGAAGGGCACTAGGCAGTCCGTGCGTGGCGGAAGTAGTCCACCGTGCGACTCACGCCCTCCGGCAACTGAACCTGTGGGCGCCAGCCCAACACCCGCTCGGCCAGACCGATGTCGAGGCACGATCGCTTGAGATCACCCAAACGTGGCGGGTGAAATTCCGGGTCGTCCGGCCCCCCTACGGCGCTGGCGACCGCCGAGTGCAGTTGCCGATCCGAGGTCTCCACAGCGGTGCCGATGTTGAAACGCTGGCCGCCGCCCGCGTCGCCTGCCGCCTTCACGAAGGCATCCACCACATCGTCGATGAACACGTAATCACGGGTGTTGGAGCCGTCGCCGAAGACCTTGGTTGTCCGTCCCGATAAGAGCGCTTGGGCGAAGATCGCCACCACCCCGGCTTCACCGTGCGGGTCCTGGCGGGGGCCGTACACATTGGCGGGTGCGATGTGCGAGCAATCCAACCCATACAGGTGCCGAAAGGCATTCAGGTAGATCTCCCCGGCAACCTTGCCCGCGGCATAGGGCGACGCCGGGTCGGTGGGGGCAGTCTCGGGGGTCGGGTACACCGGCGGCGTGCCGTAGATCGATCCACCCGACGAGGTGTGCACGATCTTGCGCACACCCATGCGCCGGGCCGCCTCGGCCAGGCGCACCGTGCCGATCACGTTGACCGACGCGTCGAATTGCGGGTTGGCCACCGAGTGCCGCACGTCGATCTGGGCCGCCAGATGGAATACCACCTCGGGCCGATGCGCATCGAGAATGGCGTCTAAATCCGCGGTCACGATGTCGGCTTCGACGAAGACGTGCGCGGGGTTGTCGGCCAAGTGTTCGAGGTTGGTTGCACGTCCGGTCGCGAAATTATCTAGCCCAACGACCCGATGACCATCTGCCAGCAGCCTGTCCACCAGGGTCGACCCGATGAAACCGGCCGCGCCGGTAACCAGTGCGCGCACCGGCCCACCATACCGACCGGTAAGAAATAACCATGTCCACCGCCAGTACCAGGCTCCCCAATGTCGCCCTGGGAGCGACCGCGCTGATCATCGTGGCGCTGGCGGTCCGCGCCGTGCTGGCGTTCGGTGGCTACTTCTACTGGGACGATCTCATTCTTGTCGGGCGGGCGGGTACCGAAAACCTCCTGTCGCCGACGTACCTGTTCGACGACCACGATGGCCACGTGATGCCCGGTGCCTTCCTGTTGGCCGGGGCCATCATCCGAGCGGCACCGCTGGTTTGGATCGGACCCGCGATCAGCCTGGTGGTGTTGGCGCTGCTGGCGTCGCTGGCGCTGCTGCGGGCGCTGTACGTGATTCTGGGCTGGCGGCCGGTACTTCCGATCCCGTTGACGTTCGCCCTGTTCACGCCCTTGGTCGTGCCGGGGTTCGCCTGGTGGGCGGCCGCGCTGAACTCGCTGCCAATGTTGGCGGCGCTCGCGTGGGTGTGCGCCGACGCCATCTTGCTGGTGCGAACCGGCAACCAGCGCTATGCAGTGACCGGCCTGCTCGCCTACTTCGGCGGCCTGCTGTTCTTCGAGAAAGCCGCGGTGATCCCCTTCGTTGCCTTCGCTGTGTCGGCGTTGTCGGCCCACGTGCACGGCGACCGGGCCGCGATTCGGACCGTTTGGCGCGCGGGCGTGCGGCTGTGGACGGCGTCACTGGCCCTGACGGCCGGCTGGGTAGCCCTCTACGTTGCCGTGGTGAATCAACGCCGATGGAGCTCTGACCTGTCCATGACGGGCGATCTGCTGCGCCGCTCGATCACCCATGGTGTGGTGCCAGGCCTGGTGGGTGGACCATGGGCCTGGGCACGTTGGGCGCCGGCGTCCCCCTGGGCCACTCCCCCGCTGGTGCTGATGGTGATCGGGTGGCTGGCGTTGGCCGGTGCGCTGGCGGTCTCCCTGCTGCGCAAGCGCCGCATCGGACTGGTGTGGCTGACCGCGGCCGGCTACACCGTCGCGTGCCAAGTGCCGATTTATCTGATGCGCTCGTCGCGGTTCACTGCGCTCGAGCTGGCCCAAACGCTGCGATATTTTCCCGATCTCGTCGTCGTGCTGGCGCTGCTCATTGCCGTCGCGTTCACCGCGCCCAACCGGGATACCGCGCGTTGGTTGGATGCCTCGCGGTCGCGCACGGTGGTGACATGCGTGCTGGCGGTGTTGTTTGTGGCCAGCAGCCTCTATTCGACCGCGACGTTTCTGGTTAGCTGGCGCGACAACCCGGCGAAGCCCTATCTGCAGAATGCCCAGGCTGGACTAGCCGCCGCACACGCCTCCTCGAGCGCGCCGCTGTTGGACCAGGAAGTCGATCCACTAGTCCTGCAGCGGGTGGCCTGGCCGGAGAATCTGGCCAGCCACATGTTCGCACTGCTGCGCGATCGACCCGAATTCGACACGGCGACAACCCAATTACGGATGTTGGACAGCTCGGGTCGGTTGATCGATGCCGCAGTGACCTGGGTCCGGGCGATCGTGCCAGGGCCCACGGCGCAGTGCGGCTACTTCGCGCAACCCGACGAGCCGGCGCGCTTGATCCTCGACGGCCCACTGCTGCCGGCGGATTGGACGGTCGAACTCAACTACTTGGCCAACAGCGACGGCTCGATGACGCTGTCGCTGTCCGACGGGCCCCAGCGCAAAGTTTTGGTACACCCCGGACTCAACCGCATCTACGTACGGTTGCCGGGCGCAGGTGATGTGATCACCGTGCAAGCCAACACCGCCGCGCTGGCATTGTGCATCGCCGCCGGGCCGGTGGGATTCCTCGCGCCGGCCGAAACCCCACAAAACGGAGCCGCCTAGGAGAATCGAACTCCTGACCTATTCATTACGAGTGAATCGCTCTACCGACTGAGCTAAGGCGGCGTTACCCTGGGCGCCCTCGCGCCGGGCGGCACGAGTCTACGGCAGCGGGCGTGCCCACCCAAGTTGGCGCGGCCAGAGTACCGGCCGGGTCATCGGTGCAGTTCCTCGCCGATGGTGGCGATCATGGCGTCGACGGCGAACTTGGGTTTGACGTTGATCGCCAGCGCTTCGCGGCATTCAAGCACCGCCTCGATGCAGCGCAGCAACCGATCGGGCGTGGCATGCGCCGCCAACGCAGCCGCCCGGTCGGCCATGTCCGGGTGGTTGGCCCGCATCGCGCCCGCACCAAGCGCGACCAGCAGTGCATCCCGGAAGTAGGTCGCCAGATCGATTAAGGCGCGGTCCAACGCATCGCGCGAGGCGCGGGTCTGGCGCGACTTCTGGCGTCGTTCCAGGTCCTTGATAGCACCGGTGACACCGCGGAGCGCCGCACCCGTGCCTTTGCCGGTCCCGCCAGCTCCCAGAGCCAGCCGCAGCTCTTCTGTCTCGGTCTCCGCGCGCTGCGCCGTCAGCGCGACCGCCTCGGCCTCGGCAGCGACCACCAGCTCCTCGGCGGCAGCGTAGGCGCGCGCGGGCTTAACGGCGTCGCGCACCAACCCCAGCGCCTGCTCGCGTCGGTCCCGGGCCTCCTGATCGGTGGAAAGCCGGCGCGCCCGTCCGACATGGCCACCACTGACCGATGCTGCCCAGTTCGCGGTGTCGGGTTCCAGCCCGTCGCTATCGATCAGCACCCGGGCGATGGCCTCCGTAGACGGGGTCACCAACGCCACGTGCCGGCATCGGGATCGCAGCGTGACCGCGATGTCGTCGGGATCTATCGACGGCGCGCAGAGCAGGAACACCGTCGACGGTGGCGGCTCCTCGATCACTTTGAGCAACGCATTCGCGGCGCCTTCGGTCAGTCGATCGGCGTCCTCGATCACCACGATCTGCCAATGCCCGGTGGTCGGCCGGCGCGAGGCGATTTGCACGATGGACCGCATCTCGTCCACACCGATTGACAGACCTTCGGGAATGACCCGGCGTACGTCGGCGTGG
It includes:
- a CDS encoding DUF475 domain-containing protein produces the protein MKTLRVFGFSLAITVAALAFGYWHGGLTALFLLGVLAVLEISLSFDNAIINAAVLKRMSSFWRTMFLTIGILIAVFGMRLLFPLLIVWVTAGLDPVRAMVLALHPPPNGAMEFPDGSPSYEKLIMAAHPQIAAFGGLFLLMLFLEFVFRDREIKWLKWVEAPFARIGRLGQVPVVVAVVVLVVVGTQLTHSVEERAAVLTAGLVGLVTFLFVDGLSRTFRPADIAGGQPGFVPASGRAGLTLFLYLEVLDASFSFDGVTGAFAITSDPIIIALGLGVVGAVFVRSLTIYLVRQETLDRYVFLEHGAHWAIGALALIMLLSIDPRLEVPEVVTASVGMLVIGAALGWSMLRNRRAARAVPAGEEPTQDSISARSS
- a CDS encoding glycosyltransferase family 2 protein; amino-acid sequence: MALKPSAATNPEAHYPDVWIVIPAFNEAAVFGDVVADVRSVFDHVVCVDDGSADATGEIALRAGAHLLRHPVNLGQGAAIQTGVEYARQQPGARIFATFDADGQHRVKDLATMVDRLSAGGVDIVIGTRFGRPPGKASATRPPLVKRVVLQTAALLSRRGRRLGLTDTNNGLRVFNKTVADGLNITMNGMSHATEFIMLIDENHWRVAEEPVEVLYTEYSRSKGQPMLNGVNIILDGFLRGRMAR
- a CDS encoding DUF2304 domain-containing protein — encoded protein: MNWIQVLLIGSIIALLVYLLRSRRSPRSRAWVKVGYVLFVLAGVYAVLRPDDTTVVANWFGVRRGTDLMLYALVMAFSFTTLSTYLRFKDLEVRYARLARAMAIEGAQTPEGH
- a CDS encoding NAD-dependent epimerase/dehydratase family protein; amino-acid sequence: MRALVTGAAGFIGSTLVDRLLADGHRVVGLDNFATGRATNLEHLADNPAHVFVEADIVTADLDAILDAHRPEVVFHLAAQIDVRHSVANPQFDASVNVIGTVRLAEAARRMGVRKIVHTSSGGSIYGTPPVYPTPETAPTDPASPYAAGKVAGEIYLNAFRHLYGLDCSHIAPANVYGPRQDPHGEAGVVAIFAQALLSGRTTKVFGDGSNTRDYVFIDDVVDAFVKAAGDAGGGQRFNIGTAVETSDRQLHSAVASAVGGPDDPEFHPPRLGDLKRSCLDIGLAERVLGWRPQVQLPEGVSRTVDYFRHARTA
- a CDS encoding DNA polymerase III subunit delta', which gives rise to MTGVFTRLVGQQVVVAELLAAAEAARGESPHTALGNGTMTHAWLLTGPPGSGRSVAAVCFAAALQCTSDGEPGCGRCRACTTTMAGTHADVRRVIPEGLSIGVDEMRSIVQIASRRPTTGHWQIVVIEDADRLTEGAANALLKVIEEPPPSTVFLLCAPSIDPDDIAVTLRSRCRHVALVTPSTEAIARVLIDSDGLEPDTANWAASVSGGHVGRARRLSTDQEARDRREQALGLVRDAVKPARAYAAAEELVVAAEAEAVALTAQRAETETEELRLALGAGGTGKGTGAALRGVTGAIKDLERRQKSRQTRASRDALDRALIDLATYFRDALLVALGAGAMRANHPDMADRAAALAAHATPDRLLRCIEAVLECREALAINVKPKFAVDAMIATIGEELHR